From Acidimicrobiales bacterium, the proteins below share one genomic window:
- a CDS encoding ABC transporter permease, which translates to MTLQTLTTSRTSSTASPAGECGPSTGSARRNEQRPAAPASRSRRLAPPSLTRFSAVYLWLTFLVLFGALKFHLFLTVRTTQLVFSQGAVTAVLALAFLVPLTTDTYDLSVGEMMSLSIVLTAWFSQHASIPFGVVAAGTVVFCGLIGAVSGFIVVKLRVNSLIATLGMTQVLSAFQLYVSQNRQIAGKFSTTVVGLGNNKVLGIPFLDIYLIVLAAVMWFVLEHTPVGRRMFAIGGNREAARLAGIRADGIVWSSLVVSGAVAGLAGVLYSAQVGAYTSDIGQGYLFPALAAVFFGASQLSQRPNVWGTLIAYFALAFGIQGLSLQFGAGAFWVSPLFQGVALIVAVAIASTRGSIGRGRDGSAVRRMIRSRSAGEAAARPSAEPAA; encoded by the coding sequence ATGACGCTACAGACGCTCACCACGTCACGGACCTCGTCCACGGCCTCCCCGGCCGGCGAGTGCGGGCCCTCCACCGGGTCGGCGCGTCGGAACGAGCAACGGCCGGCAGCTCCGGCATCGCGTTCCCGGCGCTTGGCCCCACCAAGCCTGACCCGATTCAGCGCGGTGTACCTGTGGCTGACGTTCCTGGTCCTATTCGGCGCGCTCAAGTTCCACTTGTTTCTGACCGTCAGGACCACCCAGCTGGTGTTCTCTCAGGGTGCGGTCACCGCCGTCCTGGCGCTTGCCTTCCTGGTGCCGCTGACGACGGACACCTACGACCTGTCGGTCGGCGAGATGATGTCGCTGTCGATCGTCCTGACGGCATGGTTCTCCCAGCACGCCTCCATCCCCTTCGGCGTCGTGGCCGCCGGCACCGTCGTGTTCTGCGGGCTGATCGGGGCGGTGTCGGGGTTCATCGTGGTGAAGCTGAGGGTCAACTCGCTCATCGCCACGCTCGGCATGACCCAGGTCCTGAGCGCCTTCCAGCTGTACGTCTCGCAGAACCGCCAGATCGCCGGCAAGTTCTCGACCACGGTCGTCGGCCTCGGGAACAACAAGGTGCTAGGCATCCCGTTCCTCGACATCTACCTGATCGTCCTGGCCGCCGTCATGTGGTTCGTGCTCGAGCACACCCCGGTGGGCCGGCGCATGTTCGCCATCGGCGGCAACCGGGAGGCGGCCCGGCTCGCCGGCATCCGGGCGGACGGCATCGTGTGGAGCTCGCTCGTGGTCTCGGGTGCGGTGGCCGGGCTGGCCGGGGTGCTGTACAGCGCCCAGGTCGGGGCCTACACGAGCGACATCGGTCAGGGCTATCTGTTTCCGGCGCTGGCGGCGGTGTTCTTCGGGGCCTCCCAGCTGTCGCAGCGACCGAATGTGTGGGGCACGCTCATCGCCTACTTCGCGCTGGCCTTCGGCATACAGGGCCTCAGCCTCCAGTTCGGTGCGGGCGCGTTCTGGGTCAGCCCGCTGTTCCAGGGGGTCGCCCTCATCGTGGCGGTGGCCATCGCCAGCACCCGCGGCTCAATTGGACGGGGCCGGGACGGCTCGGCCGTCCGGCGCATGATCCGTTCGCGGTCGGCCGGGGAGGCCGCGGCCCGGCCGTCGGCCGAGCCGGCCGCCTAG
- a CDS encoding sugar ABC transporter ATP-binding protein — protein MTLQITGLSKTFPGQTALRSVDLRADFGEVHALVGQNGSGKSTLIKVLSGYHEPDPGASATIDGRPFQLGHGAAARAVGLRFVHQDLGLVLSLSVLENMMLGQPYPTGLGRRIRWGESARRVRLCLDRLGLSGDVSVPVSELSLAERTGVAIARALMDTEGERLMLVLDEPTAALPPDEVARLLDVIGRLRAEGHGVVLVSHHLDEVLQISDRITVLRDGSVVASVGRGELDHDRLTELIVGHVLADAGPGSRDRPAGSAGGPAARAGAAELAPVLQVAGLSGARVEDVDLSIRPGEILGVAGITGSGRESLGPLLSGRLARRGTVSVGGRVVPGGDPRRALAAGVASIPGERGQFGVFPAMSVRANTTIAALDRHRRIGRISRGLEQQEVNEWIRSLGIVTQGTEAPMSSLSGGNQQKVLVARALRLSPSLLVLDDPTLGIDIGARAQIHEVIRRCAAEGKAVLLISTDSDELAALSDRVLVMARGRVARTLEGGPELTPEKIDLDQLTAAKG, from the coding sequence GTGACATTGCAGATCACCGGGCTCTCCAAGACGTTCCCGGGACAGACGGCTCTCAGGTCGGTCGACCTGAGAGCCGACTTCGGGGAGGTCCACGCCCTCGTGGGCCAGAACGGGTCGGGCAAGTCGACTCTGATCAAGGTCCTCTCCGGCTACCACGAGCCCGACCCGGGAGCTTCGGCCACCATCGACGGCCGGCCCTTCCAGCTGGGCCACGGGGCGGCGGCCCGCGCCGTCGGGTTGCGCTTCGTCCACCAGGACCTGGGGCTCGTCCTGTCACTCAGCGTTCTCGAGAACATGATGCTCGGCCAGCCGTACCCGACCGGGCTGGGCCGCCGGATCCGGTGGGGCGAGAGCGCCCGCCGGGTCCGGTTGTGCCTGGACCGGTTAGGTCTTTCAGGCGATGTGTCGGTCCCGGTGAGCGAGCTCAGCCTGGCCGAACGCACGGGGGTGGCCATCGCCCGGGCGCTGATGGACACCGAGGGAGAGCGGCTCATGCTGGTCCTGGACGAGCCGACCGCAGCCCTGCCTCCCGACGAGGTGGCCCGGCTTCTGGACGTGATCGGCCGGCTCCGGGCCGAAGGTCATGGCGTCGTACTCGTGTCCCACCATCTCGACGAGGTGCTGCAGATATCGGACCGGATCACCGTCCTGCGTGACGGGTCGGTGGTGGCGTCGGTGGGCCGAGGCGAGCTCGACCACGACCGGCTGACCGAGCTGATCGTCGGTCACGTTCTGGCCGACGCCGGCCCCGGCTCCCGCGACCGGCCGGCTGGCTCGGCCGGCGGCCCCGCAGCCCGGGCCGGCGCCGCGGAGCTGGCCCCCGTATTGCAGGTGGCCGGCCTTTCCGGCGCCCGGGTCGAGGACGTCGACTTGTCGATCCGGCCGGGCGAGATCCTCGGCGTGGCCGGCATCACCGGTTCGGGCCGGGAGTCGCTGGGTCCGCTCCTCAGCGGCCGACTGGCGCGGCGGGGCACGGTGTCGGTCGGCGGCCGGGTGGTCCCGGGCGGCGATCCCCGCCGGGCGCTGGCCGCCGGTGTGGCATCCATCCCGGGGGAGCGGGGTCAGTTCGGCGTGTTTCCGGCCATGTCGGTGCGGGCCAACACGACCATCGCCGCCCTGGACCGCCACCGCCGGATCGGGCGGATCAGCCGCGGCTTGGAGCAACAGGAAGTGAACGAATGGATCCGCAGCCTCGGAATCGTGACCCAGGGCACCGAGGCGCCGATGTCGAGCCTGTCGGGCGGCAACCAGCAGAAGGTGCTCGTGGCCCGAGCCCTCCGCCTTTCGCCCAGCCTGCTCGTCCTCGACGATCCCACCCTCGGCATCGACATCGGAGCCCGCGCCCAGATCCACGAAGTGATCCGCCGGTGCGCGGCGGAAGGCAAGGCAGTGCTCTTGATATCCACCGACAGTGACGAGCTGGCCGCCCTCTCCGACCGGGTCCTCGTGATGGCCCGCGGCCGGGTGGCCCGCACCCTCGAAGGGGGTCCCGAGCTGACCCCCGAGAAGATCGACCTCGATCAGCTCACGGCGGCGAAAGGATGA
- a CDS encoding substrate-binding domain-containing protein, whose amino-acid sequence MKSRHLLAVALGLACLTGLAACSSGSKSSSASAASPSAASAGHSSTTAVATGASGVAAATAAVKAAQTVPSTIPETQPLPHAPAPGTKVAFLTCSQTACSLLNPGFIAAAQALGWKPTVITYNTATPGPAVQQAIDAGNKYIATTSIQLNEITPQLQEAKAKGIAIFGAYTPDVPQGAANGLYGVAQDVAASGVAGKLLPEWMISDSNGHANAVYVTIPIFPSLNAGQTVAQQVFQQDCPACTLGVLPLSLTQVGAGQTPSAVVSYLQAHPNVNYVYLSFQDLFPGVVSALKTAGLDSKVKIVGQEAQQPELQSMIDGTSSAWSILPEPYVMWVVVDWMARLSVGMPLTSDIVAAGDNPEAFLVTNPQQARSQLSDNSGNWPGPTNYEQQFKALWKVG is encoded by the coding sequence ATGAAGTCCCGTCATCTCTTAGCAGTCGCGCTCGGTCTGGCGTGCCTCACCGGGCTGGCCGCCTGCTCGTCAGGTTCCAAGTCCTCGTCGGCGTCCGCTGCTTCGCCCTCAGCCGCCTCCGCCGGGCACAGCAGCACCACCGCGGTCGCCACCGGTGCCTCAGGCGTGGCCGCGGCCACCGCCGCGGTGAAGGCCGCGCAGACCGTGCCTTCGACCATTCCCGAAACGCAGCCGCTGCCCCACGCCCCGGCGCCCGGCACGAAGGTCGCCTTCCTGACCTGCTCGCAGACCGCCTGCAGCCTGCTCAACCCGGGCTTCATCGCCGCCGCGCAGGCGCTCGGTTGGAAGCCCACGGTGATCACCTACAACACCGCGACCCCCGGGCCGGCGGTCCAACAGGCGATCGACGCGGGCAACAAGTACATCGCCACCACGAGCATCCAGCTCAACGAGATCACCCCGCAGCTGCAAGAGGCGAAGGCGAAGGGGATTGCCATCTTCGGCGCCTACACGCCTGATGTCCCCCAGGGGGCGGCCAATGGGCTCTACGGGGTGGCCCAGGACGTGGCTGCCAGTGGCGTCGCCGGCAAGCTCTTGCCGGAATGGATGATCTCCGACTCGAACGGGCATGCCAACGCGGTGTACGTCACCATTCCGATCTTCCCGTCCCTGAACGCCGGCCAAACCGTCGCCCAGCAGGTGTTCCAGCAGGATTGCCCGGCCTGCACGCTAGGGGTGCTCCCGCTCAGCCTCACCCAGGTCGGCGCCGGCCAGACGCCCTCAGCCGTGGTGTCGTACCTGCAGGCCCACCCGAATGTCAACTACGTGTACCTCTCCTTCCAGGACCTCTTCCCCGGCGTAGTGTCGGCGCTGAAGACGGCCGGCCTCGACAGCAAGGTGAAGATCGTCGGCCAGGAGGCGCAGCAGCCCGAGCTCCAGTCCATGATCGACGGCACGTCGTCCGCTTGGTCGATCCTCCCGGAGCCGTACGTGATGTGGGTCGTGGTCGACTGGATGGCCCGGCTGTCCGTCGGGATGCCGCTGACGTCGGACATCGTGGCGGCCGGCGACAACCCCGAGGCCTTCCTCGTGACCAACCCCCAGCAGGCCCGGTCGCAGCTGTCGGACAACAGCGGCAACTGGCCCGGCCCGACCAACTACGAGCAACAGTTCAAGGCGCTGTGGAAGGTCGGATGA
- a CDS encoding cytochrome P450: MADYPIVDLDLSAKVGPPGSHFREIDELRERHRWFWNTEAQGYWVLTRYADIREAFQTPEIFGNHSIVPTDPDPAYRFLPSYTDPPVHMKYRSPLNRWFSPKAVADLTPTVRAYAARLVDGLVAEGATDFMTSIGDYLPALTFASAAHLPETDVPFLINCANRISGTVTAVGLDPVGAMNDIKAYFSELVKDREKQPLDPAEDFLTHLMGVTIDDRPIDSEELLDTCMTLAFGSLDTTKSVLGWCFWHLAAHPTDREWVVRDPSIIPSAVEEFLRAYPIVSMARKVKQDVDFHGCPMKKDDMVLLSIQSATRDPDVFENPQEVRLDRSPNRHIAFGASEHRCLGSHLARAELCIAIEEWHKRIPDYRIRPDREVLAHGGQISILALPLEWDVPAAGPAVEQDHHNHFK, translated from the coding sequence ATGGCCGACTACCCGATAGTCGATCTTGACCTCAGTGCGAAGGTGGGCCCTCCCGGGTCGCACTTCCGGGAGATAGACGAGCTGCGGGAACGGCACCGGTGGTTCTGGAACACGGAGGCCCAGGGCTATTGGGTGCTCACCCGCTACGCCGACATCCGCGAGGCCTTCCAGACCCCCGAGATCTTCGGCAACCACTCGATTGTGCCGACCGACCCCGACCCGGCCTACCGCTTCCTGCCTTCGTACACCGATCCACCGGTACACATGAAGTATCGGTCGCCGCTCAACCGTTGGTTCTCGCCGAAGGCGGTGGCCGATCTCACACCGACCGTCCGCGCTTACGCGGCCCGGTTGGTGGACGGGCTGGTCGCCGAGGGGGCCACCGACTTCATGACCTCCATAGGCGACTACCTCCCGGCCCTGACCTTCGCCTCCGCGGCCCACCTGCCGGAAACCGACGTGCCCTTCCTGATCAACTGCGCCAACCGGATCTCGGGCACCGTTACGGCGGTGGGTTTGGACCCGGTGGGAGCCATGAACGACATCAAGGCCTACTTCTCCGAACTGGTAAAGGATCGCGAGAAGCAGCCGCTCGACCCGGCCGAGGACTTCCTCACCCATCTCATGGGCGTGACGATCGACGACCGCCCGATCGACTCCGAGGAATTGCTCGACACTTGTATGACACTCGCCTTCGGATCGCTCGACACCACCAAGAGCGTGCTGGGCTGGTGCTTCTGGCACCTGGCAGCACACCCCACAGACCGGGAGTGGGTCGTCCGGGATCCGTCGATCATCCCGAGCGCGGTGGAGGAGTTCCTGCGGGCGTACCCGATCGTGAGCATGGCGCGGAAGGTCAAACAAGACGTCGATTTCCACGGCTGTCCCATGAAGAAGGACGACATGGTGCTGCTCAGCATCCAGTCGGCCACGCGCGACCCCGACGTGTTCGAGAATCCTCAAGAGGTGCGGCTGGACCGCTCGCCCAACCGGCACATCGCCTTCGGGGCGAGCGAGCACCGCTGCCTCGGGTCGCACCTGGCCCGGGCCGAGCTGTGCATCGCCATCGAGGAATGGCATAAGCGCATCCCGGACTACCGCATCAGACCGGATCGCGAGGTGCTGGCCCATGGGGGGCAGATCTCCATCCTGGCCCTCCCGCTCGAGTGGGATGTGCCGGCCGCCGGACCAGCGGTCGAGCAAGATCATCATAATCATTTTAAGTAA
- a CDS encoding acyl-CoA dehydrogenase family protein, with protein sequence MNAGGSVEEFANQARRWLETVAKHRSDPVATGWAEGSDDVSVFHDLTEDQERLLLHEAMAWQRLKFDAGYGAISWPEEFGGLGRPAEYETAFRRVEAEFEVPPGHETFSVTVGLVAPTVREFGTEQQRQVLIPRFLRTEELCCQLFSEPGAGSDLASLSTRAERDGDSWVVRGQKVWSSGAQFSAWGELIARTDGGAKHAGLTAFMVPMDLPGVTVRPIRQMSGGSSFNEVFLDDVRLPDRLRLGEVGQGWKVALTTLGFERAGSGGGRSVGGSWEQLLALARHLGRNDDPVVRQELARCFANERVRGFVRARVEQNAEAGGAPGPEGSIGKLLWTRSLAEISHIAGELLGPRLTADSGEWGTWAWTAHVLGAPGYRIAGGSDEIQHNIIAERVLRLPRDPRPVMAAPEETDK encoded by the coding sequence ATGAATGCCGGGGGGTCCGTCGAGGAGTTCGCGAACCAGGCGCGTAGGTGGCTTGAAACTGTGGCCAAGCACCGTTCCGACCCCGTTGCCACTGGCTGGGCCGAAGGGTCCGACGATGTTTCGGTCTTCCATGACCTCACCGAGGACCAGGAACGCCTGCTGCTGCACGAAGCGATGGCATGGCAGCGGTTGAAGTTCGACGCCGGTTACGGAGCCATCTCGTGGCCGGAGGAGTTCGGGGGGCTCGGGCGGCCGGCGGAGTATGAAACGGCGTTCCGCCGGGTGGAGGCGGAATTCGAGGTGCCGCCGGGCCACGAGACCTTCTCGGTGACGGTCGGCCTCGTAGCCCCGACCGTCCGTGAGTTCGGGACGGAGCAACAGCGACAGGTCCTGATCCCCCGCTTCCTGCGGACCGAGGAGCTCTGCTGCCAGCTGTTCTCCGAGCCGGGGGCCGGGTCCGACCTGGCCTCGCTCTCGACGCGGGCCGAGCGCGACGGCGACTCGTGGGTGGTCCGAGGGCAGAAGGTGTGGAGCTCGGGTGCCCAGTTCTCGGCGTGGGGCGAGCTGATCGCCCGGACCGACGGGGGCGCCAAGCACGCCGGGCTCACCGCCTTCATGGTTCCTATGGACCTCCCGGGCGTGACGGTGAGACCCATCCGCCAGATGTCCGGAGGGTCCAGCTTCAACGAGGTGTTCCTCGACGACGTCCGGCTGCCCGACCGTCTTCGCCTGGGTGAGGTGGGCCAGGGCTGGAAGGTCGCGTTGACGACCCTCGGCTTTGAACGGGCCGGCAGTGGCGGCGGGCGGTCGGTGGGGGGTTCGTGGGAGCAGTTGCTGGCGCTGGCTCGCCATCTCGGCCGGAACGACGACCCGGTCGTGCGCCAGGAGCTGGCCCGCTGTTTCGCCAACGAACGGGTCCGCGGCTTCGTACGGGCGCGGGTCGAGCAGAACGCCGAGGCTGGCGGCGCTCCGGGGCCGGAAGGCTCGATAGGGAAGCTGCTGTGGACCCGGTCGCTGGCCGAGATCTCGCACATCGCGGGCGAACTGCTGGGTCCGCGCCTGACCGCCGACAGCGGCGAGTGGGGAACCTGGGCGTGGACCGCTCACGTCCTCGGCGCTCCCGGCTACCGCATCGCCGGCGGTTCGGACGAGATCCAGCACAACATCATCGCCGAGCGGGTGCTGAGGCTCCCGCGTGACCCGCGGCCCGTCATGGCCGCGCCCGAGGAGACGGACAAATGA